A segment of the Streptomyces sp. XD-27 genome:
CCGCTCCACGTCGTCGAAGCCCTCAGCACGCGCCGGGACGCGCCGCTGAACCGGCTGGACACAGGAGAGATCGCTGTTCTCCGGGTCGATGCGGCACAGCGGGCGGACGAGCCAGATCGTGACTGGATCGGCTTCGCCACCTCCCTTACCCCCGACGACCTTCTCAAGGCGCTGCGAGGCTGGTGGCGCTGCGACGCGGCGAGCGTCGCAGCTGGGGGGACTGCCGGTGACCTTGGCAGGCTACGTCGTGGCCCTCCTGACTGGCCTGGAACGGTGGGAGAAGAACGGCGAGGGGCGTCACGCCTTCCCTGACGCCCGCCTGGCTGGCTACGTCACTGACCTGGCCGCCCCAGCAGCCGCCATCACTTCCAGCCTCGACGGCGACCGCAGGCTCGCAGAGCTCTTGCTGGGCACCCGGCTAGCCTCGCACTCGGGCGGCGCGATCGCCTACGTCCCTACCCGAATCGCCGACTGAACCGACGTCAGTACAAGGGGTCATGATGGACGCAGCCAGCTACACCGCCGCCCTCGCCGACCTGCGCGCCGCGCGAGATGAGATCAAGAAGACCCGGGCCGCGCTGGCGAAACTCGAAGCCCAGCGCGACAAGCAGATCAAGGTGCTGGCCGAGTGCGAGAAGGCGAAGGCGGAGCGGATCGCCCCGGCAGCCGGACTCAGCATGGCCGAGGTCGTCGCCCTGGCCCCCTCCCTGGCTCCGGATACCCTCGCCACCGACCAGCACGAGTCGACCGAGAGGGCTGCGGAAACAACCGCGGCCGCCCCCGACAGCCCTGCGGTCGAGGAGAACGCTCCCGCCACCCAGGCGCCGGGAGCCGCAGCCCCGGCCATGAGTACCCCTGCCAAGGCACCCCTCCCCGCTGGTCCGTCCGCCGACCCCCCCGCCCAGCACGCCTCGGCCCAGCCGCAGGCCGCCGTGCCCGCGGACCTGGGCGCTCCGCGCACCCTGCCGTCGATCCCCGAAGGGCAGGTCGGGCAGCGATGGTTCACGCACACCGCGAACCTGGCCTCGCAGCGCCCGAACTTCACCCAGCAGGCCCGTTCCACCGTCTTCCTCGACGCCGACAGCGGGGTGCTGGTCCACCGCAACCAGCCCCACCGCCTCGACCTGGCAGATGCCTCGGTCGCTGCCGTCCTGACCGCCGTCTTCCACACCATTCCCGAGGACGTGGAGCGGATCTACATCACCGCCGGCGACCCCTGGCGCCGCGACTCGGACCGCTACCCTTATCTGCGGGACGCGGTTGCCGCCTGGCTGAATGCCCCCACGCCGGGTTGGCGTACTGACACCGGCCGCGGCCGCGACCGGATGGCCGGCCACTTCGTCCACGCCCGCAACCCGGTCGGTCGCTATCAGCGCGAGGACGGCGAGCAGCATGTGGAGATCCGCTCGGTGGGGGAGTGGTTCGACACCGTCGGGGATGACCCGGCCACCGTCCGGGACGCGTTCTACGAGACCCATCCTCACCGCTCCGAAGCCATGATCAACGTCGCGATGATCGACCTGATAAGCCGCAGACTCACCCGCGAATCGACCGTGAACTGGCGGGACATCTGACCCGCCAGCGCCGCCTCAGAGTCGGTAGGGCCACAGGCTGACACTGTTCCGACCGACGCGGACCTCGACCCACGACTTATCAGCACCATCCGGCGGCGCTGGTCCAGCAAGCTCGAAAAGGATCAACGTGCCTCCCACGTCCACGAGGGCCGCGCCGTCTTCGGTCAGGCTCAGCCGGCCCCGGAAGACGATTCGGTCGCCGTCTTCCCGTAGCTCGGGGACGGCGGAAGTCGCCAGCCCCATGTTTTCGGCCCAAACGATGTCCTCATCGACGGTCCACTCGACATGATGCTCGTGGCCCGCTGCCTCTGGGGCACCCTGCCAGAGAACCACGGCAGTGCCCACCGCGGAGTGCACTCGGACAGTCGTAGGCCCCGAAGGGTCCTGCTGCACTGCCTCTATGTTGACCAACACCCCGCCATCATCCTCGACTCGCTTTGCAACCAAACACCTTCGCCAGGACAAAACGCTCTTTCACGCCGACGACCCCGTGCTGGGACCCGAGGACATGCGCGCCACCTGACTGTGGTGGTGTCCCCTCGCCGAGCTCGAAGTGCTCCAGGACGCGCCACTACGCACCGGAGTCCCCCCGAAACTCTCGCGGCGGCTGTGGAGCGGTTCCTCGGTCGTTGAGCGTCAGGCGCGGCGGCACCTGACGGCCGGTTTCCAGTCCGACGTACACCATTCGGGGGTTTCGTCGGCGAGAGGGAATGTCGCACTGGGGAGGTCGAGACTGACCGCCGATGATCGGGTCATGCGCTCGGGAGGCCGGTTTGGTGAATCAGGATGGAGCCGCGCTGACCGTTGTCCTGCCGCCCACTGACGCGGCGGTGTTCGCGCTCATCGTGCACCGCGCCGGCGGGAAGACGACGAGTCTGCTGGTCGACTGCGGAAGCCAGGCGCAGCAGCAGGGCGCCACGAAGCTGGTCCGGGAGATCTTCCAGGCGCATCAGGTCACCGCGCCCGACCAGGTCGTCGTCACCTCGCCCGCCGCCGTGCACACCAACCTCCTGTCCGAGATCGTGGCCGACGGTTCGCCGCGGGTGCACCACGCCGGGGACGCCGCGCAGTACTCCGGGGCGGCGAAGCAGTGGCTCGCCGCCAAGGGCGCGAAGCCGTTTCCTGCCTTCCATTCCGACCTCACCAGCCCGGTGGCGGTCGTGGGTGACGCCAAGGTGTACGTGGTGGCGGCAAACGCCTCCGGCAAGCCGGACTCGGCGGACACCCGGACCAACGCGGCGGTCGTGCTGGTGGACGGGGGATCCGAGCGTGTGCTGCTGATGGCCGACGCGTCCGCGCGGACCGCGGAGTTCCTCGTCTCCCGGCTGCTCGCCGCCCCCGGCGCCCCTGCCGCCAAGGCGCTCACCTCGCCCGGCTCGCTGCTCGTGTATGGGCACGCCGACGCGGCCGCCGCGGAACGCTGGCCGTGGGCGCCTCATGCGAAGCTCGCGGACGGCGCGGACCATATCCCGCTGGGCGGGAACGCGGACGACCTCGCGCCCGTGCCCGTCACCGGCTGCCACGCCTCGCGTGTCGCGCTGGTCAACCGGCCCCTGACGGGCAGCCCCCAGAACCACGTCGGCATCGACTACGACACGCGTGGCATCACCCTCGGCCAGGTCTGACCACAGGACGGAGCATGCGGATGGGCGTGGCAGAGGTCGCGCGGATCGACCGTGCCAGCGCGGACACGTTCAAGGCGCTCGTCGAGCAATTGCGCGGCTCCGGCTCCGCGACCGAGGACGCGGCGCGCGGCACCGATCGCGACGCCTACGTGTCCTTTCAGGGCAGTTCCGTCGGGCTGGCGACGCTGGAGCAGTTGCCGGGCCTCACCGGGGGCGGTGCGACCGAGCTGATCGGGCACATCACGCAGGGCTCCGGGCTCGACCTCGGGCACGTCACGCCGCTGGCGGCCTCGGTCCACGTGGATCCGGACGCCGACCGGACGAAGCTGAAGGCGTTCCGCGTCGCGATCGGGCTCCTCCACGCGCCGGTTCCGCTCCTCGACCTCGGTGGCGGCAGGGACCTCCGGCTGGAGTCAGTCGTCCTGGACCTGTCGTGCCTGCCGGCCGGCGGGAACACCCACACCGTCACCGCCGCGCTCGACATCGAACTCCGGCTGGGGCAGGAGCGGCTCATTGGGTTCGTCAGCCTTCCCGACGGGCGCCTGGAGTGCGAGCTTGTCCTGGGAGAGGAGGCGGCCAGGCAGCCCGGCGTCCATGCCAAGGTCGTCCCCGAAGGGGTCCATCTGCCCGGCGGCAGCTGGCAGACCGCGTCCGGCGAGGAGCCGGCCCGCGTCCTCCTCTCGGGCAGTCTGCGCGGCAAGGTCTTCACCCTCGCCGTGGACCTCCCCGGCGAGCGCGGCGACATGGCCGGGATCAAGGTGGCGGACCTGCTGCTCAGCCTCTCCCTGCCGGGTCTCGAGGTCTCCTTCGAGGGCGTGGCCAGGATGTCCGAGACCAGCGTGCGGCTCCTCGCTCGCGTCGGCGACGGCGGTTGGCAGGTCAACGCCTGTGCCGCGCCGGTGGAGCTGGCGCACGTCAAGGGCTGGGCGCACGATACGTTCCACGTGGGCCTGCCCGAGGTGATCGGCGACGTACGGCTCTGCGTCGTCGGCATCGAGGCCGGATCGGCCGGCATCTCCCTCGACTGCGTCGGCGAGGTACCGCTCGACCACACCTCCGGGCGTGGCGTCTCCTTCTCCCTGCACGCCGGGCACACCCCCGGCGGCGGGACGGACTTCAACGCCTCGGCCGCGCTGCCCGTGAACCGCGGGCAGGACATCGCGTCCCTCGCCGGGAACGTCACCGGCGGCGATCTGAGCCTGGCGTGGGCGGACGGCGACGGCGTGACGCTCAGCCCCTCGGCCCTCGGTATCCCGGTGGAGTTCCCGGACTTCCTCACCCCGGTCCTGACCAGCCTCGCCCTCAAACGCACCAAGGGCGACGCCGGGACCACCTGGATGGTCGCCGGGTCCACCCGCAGCACCGCCTTCGTCCTCGCCTCGATGCCGCGGCAGCCCCCTGCCACCTGACCCGTCGCCTGAACCATCGCCTGACCCGTTCCCCACCGGCCGACAGCGGAGGACAGCCCCCCATGCCCCACCACTCCCGGAACCCGAGGGCGGCACGCCGCTCGACGGGCGGCTGCGTGCCGAGATGGAGCGGGCCTTCGCAGCCGACTTCGGCGACGTACGCGTCCACCGCGGCCCGTACGCCGACGAGCTGTGCGCGCTGCTGGACGCCGACGCCTGCACCCGCGGCTCCCACGTCTACCTGCGCGGCGACGGCTCCTGGCTACTCGCCCACGAACTCGCGCACGTCCTACAACAGCGCTCCCTGCCGCGGGACATGGACGCGGCCGCGCTGGAACGCGAGGCGGACCGGGCGGCCGACGCGGTGGTACGGGGCGACCGGGTCCGGATCGGCCCGTACCCGGCGACCGCGCCGGCCGCGCCGGTGGCCGGCCTCGTCGTGCAGGCGCACTCGTCGTGGGAGCACCGGCTGCTCGGCGATCTCTCCCCGGACCAGATGCGGAAGATCGCGTTTCCGGACAAGGAAGAGGACGAAGAGCTGCGGAGTGAGACTCTCGCTACCACGAAGTCCCGGGAGGACGTCCTGCGGATGCAGGAGAAGCTGCTCAACTTCGCCGTCGGCGGGGCGAAGGGTCTGACGAAGGACAAGATGGAGCCGCGGGACTACCCCGGGCTCTACGCGTTGGAGATCCCGAGCGGCAAGAAGGACAAGGAGACGCACCAGATCGCGGTCAGCTTCGGGGAACTCACCACGCTGGGCGACTACTTCCAGAACCCGACCTCGCTGGAGGCACTGGCCACCCGCGGCCGGATGGTGGAGCGGGTCCTGCAGACCGTACGAGAGGAGAGCTACCGACGCCTCGGCATGGAACTGAAGACGTACGCCACCAAGCGGTTCGCCGACTCCGTCATGGGCTTCGGATGGTCCTCCGTCCTCGACAGGGAGATCCAGGAGACCAAGCGCCTCAGCGACTACACCGCGAAGTTTCAGAAGGTGGCGACAGATCGTTACACAGCGCTGCTGCAACGCAACGTATGCCATTTCGCGCCGTACTCCTGGTACCGATGGCAGCAGTTCCACGTCCATGCCCGCGACCTGGCCATCAAAGCGAGAGCGGAGAGGGATCCGGAGAAGAGGAAGACAGAGGAGTGCAAGACGCTGCTGTACGCCGGATACGCCGACCACTTCCTCCAGGACTCGTTCGCGGCCGGCCATCTGGTCAACAAGACGCTGACCATGCAGTGGTTCCTCGATTGGTTCCCCTCATCCGGCCTGGCGCCGGATTCGATGATGATCCAGGACTTCGAGAAGTTCGGCAAGATCATGACGGTCGAAAAGCAGCCGGGCCTCGCCCCGACGAGCTCTACACCTTTCCGGCGGACAAAACGAAGGCACTGGTCGGCGAGCCGTGGTGGCGCGACGCGCAGACGGCCTCGGAACAAGACACCCGGGAGGATCGGGTCAAGGCTTCCGGGGTCAGGGTCGGGATTCTCCCGCTGACCGAGGCCGACGTCTACCAGTCCTATCTGCGCTTCCTGCAGAGCCCCGGTGTCCAGCTTTCCTCGAAAGCGCTGCACGACCACTACTGCGAGGCGGGATTGATGGTCAGCAGCAGGACGCACACGAGGCCGTTCAAGATCTTCGGTGACCAATTCATGATCAAGCGGGGTGCGGGCATGGTGTACGGCTGCGAGGCCTCGTACAAGGCGCGCAAGGCCATCACCGACCTGCTCGCCCGCGGGACGACCGACGTGACGGTGGAGGAGATCTTCGACCTCTTCCCGGTACGCGTGCACCGGGGCAGCGACGACATGTCACTCCTCCAGTGGCACCAACAGGAGGTCAAACCGCTGGCGGAGAAGAGGCTCTTCGGACACGGAAACCTCAAGACGGCCGTGGTGCGACTGCTGCCCGCGAGAAGGAGTCGATCAGCGACGACTACGTGCGGGGCTACTTCTCCAAATTCGACAGCGACCTGCGGACCACCGGCACGCTCTACTACCGCCTCAGCAAGATCCACCCAGAGGCGCGGCCGACGTTCGGGCGCACCATGAACGTGCTGTTCGGTACCGGCGACAGGGCGGGGAACACGGCATGACCACCGGCACCCCCTCCTCTTCCTCGTCCGCCTCCGCGCCCACGACCACGGTCGTCTGCTTCCACACGGCGCTCACGGACGTGAGCCTCTCTTGCGTGC
Coding sequences within it:
- a CDS encoding DUF4157 domain-containing protein — encoded protein: MPPDPSPEPSPDPFPTGRQRRTAPHAPPLPEPEGGTPLDGRLRAEMERAFAADFGDVRVHRGPYADELCALLDADACTRGSHVYLRGDGSWLLAHELAHVLQQRSLPRDMDAAALEREADRAADAVVRGDRVRIGPYPATAPAAPVAGLVVQAHSSWEHRLLGDLSPDQMRKIAFPDKEEDEELRSETLATTKSREDVLRMQEKLLNFAVGGAKGLTKDKMEPRDYPGLYALEIPSGKKDKETHQIAVSFGELTTLGDYFQNPTSLEALATRGRMVERVLQTVREESYRRLGMELKTYATKRFADSVMGFGWSSVLDREIQETKRLSDYTAKFQKVATDRYTALLQRNVCHFAPYSWYRWQQFHVHARDLAIKARAERDPEKRKTEECKTLLYAGYADHFLQDSFAAGHLVNKTLTMQWFLDWFPSSGLAPDSMMIQDFEKFGKIMTVEKQPGLAPTSSTPFRRTKRRHWSASRGGATRRRPRNKTPGRIGSRLPGSGSGFSR